The following are from one region of the Rosistilla carotiformis genome:
- a CDS encoding dihydrodipicolinate synthase family protein, with the protein MAQSNRITGILTPNIVPLDPRGNVDEQTLRGYVDWLIAHGVDGLYPNGSTGEFVRFTSAERREIARIVIDQAAGRVPVLVGAAEANVRETIKACDAYGEMGAQAVAIVAPYYFKLSDEGVYSYFREIADAVSVNVTLYNIPLFASEIDLATVRRLAEECPRVVGIKDSSGDLPHMMRMIAAIRPQRPEFSFLTGWDASLSAMLLMGADGGTNATSGVVPELTAAVYKACKAGDLSEAVRLQNELTPLFDTMIGTGEFPEGFRAGLRTRGWDMGRSRQPMTAAQYDKSAQTEAKIKGMLTSYTNGAVTSASATPESIDAIVRRVLSELKA; encoded by the coding sequence ATGGCCCAATCCAATCGCATCACCGGCATCCTGACCCCAAACATCGTCCCGCTGGACCCTCGCGGCAACGTCGATGAACAAACGTTGCGAGGCTACGTCGATTGGTTGATCGCCCACGGCGTTGATGGGTTGTATCCCAACGGCAGCACGGGTGAATTCGTTCGCTTTACCTCAGCCGAGCGCCGCGAGATTGCTCGGATCGTGATCGATCAAGCCGCCGGTCGCGTTCCCGTTTTGGTCGGTGCGGCCGAAGCGAACGTCCGCGAAACGATCAAGGCCTGCGACGCGTATGGCGAAATGGGTGCCCAAGCGGTTGCGATCGTCGCTCCTTATTATTTCAAGTTGAGCGACGAAGGCGTTTACAGTTATTTCCGTGAAATCGCCGACGCCGTTTCGGTCAACGTCACGCTCTACAACATTCCGCTGTTTGCGTCGGAGATCGATCTGGCCACGGTCCGCCGTCTGGCCGAAGAGTGCCCTCGCGTGGTCGGCATCAAAGACAGCTCGGGCGACCTGCCCCACATGATGCGGATGATCGCCGCGATTCGCCCGCAGCGACCGGAGTTCAGTTTCTTGACGGGCTGGGATGCTTCGTTGTCAGCGATGCTGTTGATGGGAGCCGATGGTGGCACCAACGCGACCAGCGGTGTTGTCCCCGAACTGACCGCCGCGGTCTACAAGGCTTGCAAAGCGGGCGACTTGAGCGAAGCGGTTCGCTTGCAAAACGAATTGACGCCGCTGTTCGATACGATGATCGGAACGGGCGAATTCCCCGAAGGCTTCCGCGCCGGCCTGCGAACTCGCGGCTGGGACATGGGGCGCAGTCGTCAACCGATGACCGCCGCACAATACGACAAGAGCGCGCAGACCGAAGCCAAAATCAAAGGAATGCTGACGTCGTACACCAACGGCGCCGTAACCTCCGCCTCCGCGACTCCTGAAAGCATCGACGCCATCGTCCGCCGCGTCCTCAGCGAACTGAAAGCGTAG
- a CDS encoding C2 family cysteine protease produces the protein MSKQNANGKKRNRKLCIEALDARKLLAANVFGDFNGDGFDDVAVADAHHDIGTRKDAGIVRVTYGSRNGLSGGEAQALTQTAARNAESYDRFGEALAVGDFNKDGYDDLAVGAPDEDVGSLKDAGMVTIFYGSNNGLKTTGVRHIHQNTSGIQGTAEKGDNFGAALAAGDFDNDGFDDLAIGAPEDSVSGEERAGLVNVVFGSSKGLQSRDALISQNTSGVRGVSEKNDYFGSSLAAGDFNGDGRDDLAIGVPKEDFSGLTDAGVVQVLYGTSRGLTTSGDEYYHQNTSGILGTAESGDRFGTDLAAGDFNGDGRDDLAIGVPYEDIRSIREGGQVSVIYGEKSGLGTKDAVFYQGNNGIAGTAEAYDRFGFRIATGDVNGDGHDELLIGTPYEDHSGRTDAGALSVIYGSKSGLGTKDVILSQAIDSIAGAAEHKDYFAHDVVFGDFNGDGKDDIAAVVSGENFGALSTPTAINVIYGTTSSLSSAKNRLLVHGYKTSSGMSLTAGDDSETEPVYRPTEVTGSFLSETVDVDIPQEVSGSFLIDFDPKAIAKTGDGDAEAFSYNDIQQQSSASCIFASSLAAVARTDFDFASHIKYAGTDGESYEYKVKLYHHETLKAQWVTVRYDGTRESVDMGYSDKGEFWTALYLRAYANMYKFKLSELAAPQDKDAPDSNALYRNTRTAMQTITGAKADWDDISSNATSQQQKIQKAIASGNAVMAVTRKNPSATNPSKKDIPKKGSVGNTGLIYGHGYTVLRVDNVGSSSASVTLRNPWGKDNNLSVSQYSDGFSSSSRFEGDRVNSVREDGLIRISWTDFQRYFNGYNIGKV, from the coding sequence ATGTCCAAGCAAAATGCAAACGGAAAAAAGCGAAACCGCAAATTGTGTATCGAAGCACTCGATGCTCGCAAACTGTTGGCGGCAAACGTCTTTGGCGATTTCAATGGGGACGGGTTTGACGACGTCGCGGTTGCCGATGCACACCACGACATCGGAACGCGCAAAGATGCGGGGATCGTTCGCGTGACCTACGGATCTCGCAATGGCTTGTCCGGTGGCGAAGCACAGGCATTGACGCAAACAGCGGCTCGCAATGCCGAATCCTATGACCGTTTTGGCGAGGCCTTGGCGGTGGGCGACTTCAATAAAGATGGGTATGACGATTTGGCCGTTGGGGCCCCAGACGAGGATGTCGGGAGCCTAAAAGACGCCGGAATGGTGACCATCTTCTATGGCTCAAACAATGGCCTGAAGACGACGGGCGTTCGACACATCCACCAAAACACTAGCGGTATCCAAGGCACCGCAGAGAAGGGCGACAATTTTGGTGCCGCGTTAGCCGCCGGAGATTTCGACAACGATGGTTTCGATGACCTAGCGATCGGAGCCCCGGAGGACAGCGTTTCTGGCGAGGAGCGGGCAGGGCTTGTCAACGTCGTCTTCGGTTCTTCCAAAGGACTGCAGAGTCGAGATGCTTTGATCTCGCAGAACACCAGTGGTGTTCGCGGTGTATCGGAGAAGAATGACTACTTTGGCAGCTCCCTGGCCGCGGGGGACTTCAACGGCGACGGTCGCGATGATTTGGCGATCGGCGTTCCCAAAGAGGACTTCAGCGGCCTCACCGACGCTGGCGTCGTCCAAGTGCTCTACGGGACAAGTCGCGGCCTGACCACCTCGGGTGACGAGTACTATCATCAGAACACGTCCGGAATCCTCGGCACGGCGGAAAGTGGAGATCGATTCGGCACCGACCTGGCCGCCGGTGACTTCAATGGCGACGGAAGAGACGACCTTGCCATTGGAGTACCGTACGAAGATATCCGATCGATTCGCGAAGGAGGCCAGGTCAGCGTCATCTATGGCGAGAAGTCTGGGCTGGGAACAAAGGATGCGGTCTTCTACCAAGGGAACAACGGAATCGCTGGCACTGCCGAAGCCTATGACCGGTTCGGATTTCGAATCGCCACCGGTGACGTTAACGGCGACGGCCACGACGAGCTGCTGATCGGCACACCCTACGAAGACCACAGCGGCCGAACCGACGCCGGGGCACTCTCAGTGATCTACGGTTCGAAATCAGGACTCGGGACCAAAGACGTGATCCTTTCGCAAGCAATCGATTCGATTGCCGGCGCTGCCGAACACAAAGATTACTTTGCCCACGACGTGGTCTTTGGGGACTTCAACGGCGACGGAAAAGATGACATTGCCGCGGTGGTCAGTGGCGAGAACTTCGGCGCGTTGAGTACGCCCACGGCAATCAATGTCATCTACGGCACAACATCGAGTCTGTCGTCGGCGAAGAATCGATTGTTGGTTCACGGATACAAGACGTCGTCTGGAATGTCGTTGACCGCGGGCGATGATTCCGAAACCGAACCGGTCTACCGACCTACGGAAGTGACGGGTTCCTTTCTAAGCGAAACAGTGGATGTCGATATTCCGCAGGAAGTGTCGGGTTCCTTTCTGATCGACTTTGATCCCAAGGCGATCGCCAAGACGGGTGACGGTGATGCCGAGGCATTCTCCTACAACGATATCCAGCAACAAAGCTCTGCGTCGTGCATCTTCGCATCCTCGCTAGCTGCCGTGGCCCGAACCGATTTCGATTTTGCCAGCCATATCAAGTATGCGGGAACCGATGGTGAATCCTACGAGTACAAGGTCAAGCTGTACCATCACGAGACACTCAAAGCCCAATGGGTCACCGTGCGATATGACGGCACCCGCGAATCCGTCGACATGGGGTACTCCGACAAAGGTGAATTCTGGACAGCCCTGTACCTGCGAGCCTATGCGAACATGTACAAATTCAAACTTTCTGAATTGGCTGCACCGCAGGATAAGGACGCACCGGATTCAAACGCTCTCTACCGAAACACGCGCACCGCCATGCAAACCATCACGGGCGCAAAGGCGGACTGGGACGATATCAGCAGCAACGCGACCAGTCAGCAACAAAAGATCCAGAAGGCGATCGCGAGTGGCAATGCGGTGATGGCCGTGACAAGGAAGAATCCATCCGCAACGAACCCATCCAAGAAAGACATCCCCAAGAAAGGTAGCGTCGGCAACACGGGATTGATCTACGGCCATGGCTATACCGTATTGCGAGTCGACAATGTTGGCTCCAGCAGCGCTTCGGTCACCCTCCGCAACCCCTGGGGCAAAGACAACAACCTGAGTGTCAGTCAGTATAGCGACGGCTTCAGTTCGAGCAGCCGATTCGAAGGCGATCGCGTCAATAGCGTCCGCGAAGACGGACTGATCCGGATCTCATGGACCGATTTCCAACGATACTTCAATGGTTACAACATCGGCAAAGTCTGA
- a CDS encoding PepSY-associated TM helix domain-containing protein — protein MSVLSARIAETLRAEHRLKGRVKEFETDDYECMLVFKSPGYAADVFVDRETGNYSLTVTSSNAVAIMNDLHKGRDSGPAWSLLIDGSAILMAIMSLSGFGLLFYLKKRRVAGVLTALAGTIAVLAVWILGVA, from the coding sequence ATGTCTGTCCTTTCCGCCCGAATTGCCGAGACGCTGCGGGCCGAACATCGTCTGAAAGGACGGGTCAAAGAATTTGAGACCGACGACTACGAATGCATGTTGGTCTTTAAGTCTCCCGGTTATGCGGCGGATGTTTTTGTCGACCGCGAAACCGGCAACTACTCGCTGACCGTCACCTCCAGCAACGCCGTGGCGATCATGAACGATCTCCACAAGGGACGCGACAGTGGCCCGGCTTGGAGCCTGTTGATCGACGGCTCGGCAATCCTGATGGCGATCATGTCGCTGTCCGGGTTTGGGCTGCTCTTCTATCTCAAAAAACGCCGCGTCGCCGGAGTCCTCACCGCCCTAGCGGGAACCATCGCCGTGTTGGCCGTCTGGATCCTCGGCGTCGCCTGA